A single region of the Bacteroidota bacterium genome encodes:
- a CDS encoding lmo0937 family membrane protein, with the protein MRNLLYTIAVVLLILWVLGFFVYSVGSIIHILLVLAIISILLNVIQRGKITK; encoded by the coding sequence ATGAGAAATTTACTTTACACCATCGCAGTTGTGCTGCTAATTTTATGGGTACTAGGCTTTTTTGTGTATAGTGTTGGGTCTATAATCCACATTTTGCTGGTACTTGCAATTATTTCAATACTACTTAATGTAATTCAAAGAGGAAAAATAACAAAATAA
- a CDS encoding YtxH domain-containing protein produces MKNNKLILGLLSGVAIGVVAGLLFAPHKGSRTRKRMLRSGANAADQMKNKAQDMLETVEGKYIDTIQTAEQKIKKLIASIPEINK; encoded by the coding sequence ATGAAAAACAATAAACTGATATTAGGATTACTTTCAGGCGTGGCAATAGGTGTTGTTGCAGGATTATTATTTGCACCACATAAAGGTTCCAGAACCAGAAAAAGAATGTTGCGTTCAGGTGCCAATGCCGCCGACCAAATGAAAAATAAGGCACAAGACATGCTAGAAACCGTTGAAGGTAAATATATTGATACTATTCAAACGGCAGAACAAAAAATTAAAAAACTTATTGCTTCTATCCCCGAAATAAATAAATAA
- a CDS encoding heparin lyase I family protein, protein MKKYLFLISSLPLLFACNSKEFFDGPNQYDEDFEAYNQIEDMLSEDDERWSYFQLTYPENELTIDSSFAFEGNQCIKSFAQKSTDENGASKCSFSKHNMAFWENETVTLSAWYYMVGEADAQWIFFMDLEEQVAIGAGPGMRLAMVDNAIRVEHKYFNPDIIQLAGAEVLFPRNQWVHLVFETKLSKKHDGYVKVWQDDVLILNQQNWKTLPTDFLYFQQGTKGMYSSIEFGITANTHDNDMVVYVDDISVYTN, encoded by the coding sequence ATGAAAAAATATTTGTTCCTTATTTCATCTTTGCCATTGTTATTTGCGTGTAACAGCAAAGAATTTTTCGATGGACCAAATCAATATGATGAGGACTTTGAAGCTTACAATCAAATTGAAGATATGTTGAGTGAAGATGATGAACGCTGGTCGTATTTTCAACTTACCTATCCCGAAAATGAACTTACTATTGACAGTTCATTTGCATTTGAAGGAAATCAATGTATAAAATCATTTGCACAAAAATCAACAGATGAAAATGGCGCTTCAAAATGTAGTTTCAGTAAGCATAATATGGCATTTTGGGAAAACGAAACGGTCACTTTATCTGCTTGGTATTATATGGTTGGTGAAGCTGATGCACAATGGATTTTTTTTATGGATTTGGAAGAACAGGTTGCTATAGGAGCCGGCCCTGGTATGCGATTAGCAATGGTCGATAATGCCATTCGGGTGGAACATAAATATTTTAATCCGGATATTATTCAACTGGCAGGAGCAGAGGTTTTATTTCCAAGAAATCAATGGGTACATCTTGTATTTGAAACCAAACTATCTAAAAAACACGATGGTTATGTAAAAGTTTGGCAGGATGATGTACTTATTCTTAATCAGCAAAACTGGAAAACACTGCCAACCGATTTTCTCTATTTTCAGCAGGGCACCAAGGGGATGTATTCTTCAATTGAATTTGGTATTACGGCAAATACACATGATAATGATATGGTAGTATATGTGGATGATATTTCAGTTTATACTAATTAA
- a CDS encoding AraC family transcriptional regulator produces MPQQFKLKSIAPSEEKSLKTLVENRKIYSLNFCELNLFETFKESALVPLTFGDFVVTSMLRGKKVMHLYDNPGFDYLPGETVLVPANVTMKIDFPEATKNNPTQCIALALESQKIQQIVNRLNEDYPKNESNDYWQLRHNEYHFQNNYELATTINKLIDVCSSGDREKDILADIALKELVVRIIQSQNLNVEDKSTLTTGRNPLSFVMNYIRVNINQQFQISDLSTKACMSVPTFYRAFKNEFGLSPLEYILREKIKKAKTLLADYNMTITHICYETGFSSLNYFDRQFKRIEGVTPKQYRAMVLKQRDIN; encoded by the coding sequence ATGCCGCAGCAGTTCAAACTAAAATCCATAGCACCGAGTGAAGAGAAATCGCTCAAAACGCTGGTTGAAAATCGCAAAATTTATTCATTAAATTTTTGTGAGCTGAATTTATTTGAGACCTTTAAAGAGTCGGCTCTGGTGCCACTTACGTTTGGTGATTTTGTAGTGACAAGTATGTTGCGTGGTAAAAAAGTTATGCATTTATACGATAATCCCGGGTTTGATTATTTACCGGGTGAAACAGTTTTAGTGCCTGCTAATGTAACCATGAAAATAGATTTTCCGGAAGCAACAAAAAATAATCCTACCCAATGTATTGCATTGGCTTTAGAAAGTCAGAAGATACAACAAATAGTAAATCGTTTAAATGAAGATTATCCAAAAAATGAAAGCAACGACTACTGGCAGCTCCGACATAATGAATATCATTTCCAAAATAATTATGAACTGGCCACTACAATTAATAAATTGATAGATGTTTGTTCGAGTGGTGACAGAGAAAAAGATATATTGGCAGATATTGCACTTAAAGAGCTGGTAGTGCGCATCATTCAAAGTCAGAACTTAAATGTTGAAGATAAATCTACTTTAACAACCGGAAGAAATCCGCTTTCGTTTGTTATGAACTATATTCGGGTGAATATTAATCAACAATTTCAAATTAGTGATTTAAGTACTAAAGCCTGCATGAGTGTTCCAACATTTTACCGTGCATTTAAAAATGAATTTGGCTTAAGTCCGCTGGAATATATTTTACGAGAAAAAATTAAAAAGGCAAAAACATTATTGGCCGACTACAATATGACCATTACACATATTTGTTATGAAACGGGATTTTCTTCATTAAACTATTTCGACAGACAATTTAAACGCATAGAAGGTGTAACACCAAAACAATACCGCGCCATGGTATTAAAACAACGGGATATTAATTAG